Proteins encoded within one genomic window of Elusimicrobiota bacterium:
- a CDS encoding site-2 protease family protein, with the protein MDLFYKLFIQFPILLFSITIHEFAHGFMSNKLGDDTGSVMGRLTLNPMAHIDLIGTIILPLISIVTGAPVFGWAKPVPINPYRLNNPKRDMMLIGLAGPASNMLMAILAGLIIKLVTFSDSFAFASPIFQYLLVLNIILAIFNLVPIPPLDGSHIITGLLPSHWAREYEKIGPYGFFIIIFLLMSGILWNILGPIVVILLKWIGGGQPYV; encoded by the coding sequence ATGGACTTATTTTATAAACTCTTCATACAATTCCCGATTCTGCTTTTTTCCATTACCATTCATGAATTTGCTCACGGATTCATGTCCAATAAGCTTGGTGACGACACCGGGTCCGTCATGGGCAGGTTAACATTGAACCCCATGGCTCATATCGATTTAATCGGAACAATAATACTGCCTTTGATTTCCATCGTTACCGGCGCGCCTGTATTTGGCTGGGCTAAACCCGTGCCTATAAACCCTTATAGGCTGAATAATCCCAAAAGGGATATGATGCTGATAGGTTTAGCCGGCCCCGCTTCAAATATGCTGATGGCTATATTAGCAGGCCTGATAATAAAACTTGTCACGTTCTCCGATTCTTTTGCTTTTGCTTCGCCGATATTTCAGTATCTTCTCGTCTTGAATATTATTTTAGCCATATTTAATTTAGTTCCTATCCCGCCTTTGGACGGCAGCCACATTATCACAGGACTGCTTCCAAGCCATTGGGCGCGTGAATACGAAAAAATAGGCCCTTATGGTTTTTTTATTATAATTTTTCTTTTAATGAGCGGAATTTTGTGGAATATTTTAGGGCCTATCGTAGTAATATTGCTCAAATGGATCGGGGGCGGCCAGCCTTATGTCTAA
- the trpS gene encoding tryptophan--tRNA ligase yields the protein MSKKGRILSGMRPTGKLHIGHYIGTLKNWVKLQDDYDCFYMVADLHALTSDYADPGAIKDNINEMVLDWIACGLTPEKSVIFRQSDIKEHAELHLILSMITPLGWLLRCPTYKEQLKEIKDKDLHTYGFLGYPVLQAADIMLYKATHVPVGEDQLPHLELTREIARRFNFLYGEVFPEPQALLSNAPRVPGLDGRKMSKSYNNSISLSDSPKDIEDKVTQMFTDPQKIRLTDQGHPEGCIVYAFHNLCSGAERTKEIEQNCKEGKLGCVADKKELSKNLIKLLEPIREKRETLSKQKGLVGDMLAQGKIKALDYALKTMVETQKAVKIYGL from the coding sequence ATGTCTAAAAAGGGAAGAATACTTTCAGGAATGAGGCCTACTGGAAAACTTCACATAGGCCACTATATAGGCACTTTGAAAAACTGGGTAAAATTGCAGGATGACTATGATTGTTTTTACATGGTGGCGGACCTGCATGCGTTAACGTCTGATTATGCTGACCCGGGAGCTATTAAAGACAACATTAATGAAATGGTGTTGGATTGGATTGCTTGCGGCCTTACGCCGGAAAAAAGCGTTATTTTCAGGCAGTCAGACATAAAAGAACATGCGGAACTCCATCTTATTCTGTCGATGATTACGCCTTTGGGCTGGCTATTAAGGTGCCCGACTTATAAAGAGCAGTTGAAAGAAATAAAAGATAAAGACCTGCATACTTACGGATTTTTAGGTTACCCGGTTCTGCAGGCCGCGGATATAATGCTTTATAAAGCAACGCACGTCCCGGTAGGAGAGGACCAGCTGCCTCACCTGGAGCTTACCAGAGAGATTGCCAGGCGTTTCAATTTTCTTTACGGTGAAGTATTTCCTGAACCGCAGGCCTTGCTTTCAAACGCTCCCAGGGTTCCGGGATTAGACGGAAGAAAAATGTCGAAATCATACAATAATTCAATAAGCCTATCGGACAGCCCTAAAGATATTGAAGATAAAGTCACGCAGATGTTCACAGACCCGCAGAAGATAAGGCTGACTGACCAGGGGCATCCGGAAGGCTGTATAGTTTATGCATTCCACAATTTGTGCTCGGGCGCGGAACGTACTAAGGAAATAGAACAGAATTGCAAAGAGGGCAAACTTGGATGCGTTGCGGACAAAAAGGAATTGAGCAAAAATTTAATAAAATTGCTTGAACCCATAAGAGAAAAGAGGGAAACGCTCTCGAAACAGAAAGGGCTTGTCGGCGATATGCTTGCGCAGGGTAAAATAAAAGCGCTGGATTATGCTCTTAAGACTATGGTTGAAACCCAAAAAGCGGTAAAAATATATGGCTTATGA
- a CDS encoding segregation/condensation protein A yields the protein MAYDVHLEIFEGPLDLLLYLIKKDDLDIYDIPISNITSEYLEYMEIMKELNLDVASEFLVMAATLMQIKAKTLLPSDAAEEDEGPDPRKELTEKLLEYQKFKQAAQFLELKEFSEKGSYYRDAPIFSEEDYVMEATLFDLLDSFKDVLQELPEDIKEIIYEEIPVETKIREIMSAFEKAPADNHGRKFLIFRDLLLLEKKRIGMIVLFLAILELIRLKQIVARQTQIFGEIRIYLNEGS from the coding sequence ATGGCTTATGACGTTCATTTAGAAATTTTTGAAGGCCCCCTGGACCTGCTTCTTTACCTCATCAAGAAAGATGACCTTGATATTTACGATATTCCCATTTCGAATATAACCTCGGAATATCTTGAATACATGGAAATAATGAAAGAATTGAACCTGGATGTAGCATCCGAGTTTCTTGTTATGGCTGCGACCTTAATGCAGATAAAAGCTAAAACCCTTCTGCCGTCCGATGCGGCCGAAGAAGATGAAGGGCCGGACCCTAGGAAAGAACTTACGGAAAAACTTCTGGAGTACCAGAAGTTCAAACAGGCGGCCCAATTCCTGGAATTGAAAGAATTTTCCGAGAAAGGCTCTTATTACAGGGATGCGCCCATATTTTCCGAAGAAGATTATGTAATGGAAGCCACGCTTTTTGACCTGCTTGATTCATTTAAAGATGTTCTTCAGGAATTGCCTGAAGATATAAAAGAAATTATTTATGAAGAAATACCTGTCGAAACTAAAATCAGGGAGATAATGAGCGCTTTTGAAAAAGCTCCTGCCGACAATCACGGAAGAAAGTTTCTGATTTTCAGGGATCTGCTCCTGCTTGAAAAAAAACGTATCGGCATGATTGTGTTATTTTTAGCAATACTTGAATTGATCCGCCTGAAACAGATTGTTGCCAGGCAGACTCAGATATTCGGGGAAATAAGAATCTATCTAAACGAAGGATCTTAA
- the scpB gene encoding SMC-Scp complex subunit ScpB: MERNEIKDILETLFFITDTPVSIDKLKEIFAGNSSVTEELLKDLVNELVQEYSTRPVDLREVAGGYQFSTRPHFSQYVRKLFKERTTLRISTSALETLSIIAYKQPITRAEIEDIRGVEVTNVLETILERKLVKIVGRKETVGRPLLYGTTTDFMRYFGLKNLNDLPSLEELNIGQAHDPTLGERLQSEEGEGEQTTEQTETNEQSEGGGNT, translated from the coding sequence ATGGAAAGAAACGAAATCAAAGACATTTTAGAAACGTTATTTTTTATTACCGATACGCCGGTTTCCATCGACAAATTAAAAGAAATATTTGCCGGCAATTCCAGCGTGACCGAGGAATTATTGAAAGATTTGGTAAATGAACTTGTCCAGGAATACAGCACCAGGCCGGTTGACCTGCGCGAAGTTGCTGGCGGCTATCAGTTTTCTACCAGGCCTCACTTCAGCCAGTACGTAAGAAAGTTATTCAAAGAGCGCACAACCTTGCGGATTTCCACATCCGCGCTGGAAACTTTATCTATTATCGCTTATAAACAGCCTATTACCCGGGCCGAGATAGAAGATATCAGGGGGGTAGAAGTAACGAATGTCCTTGAAACTATTCTCGAAAGAAAACTTGTAAAAATTGTGGGCAGAAAAGAGACAGTCGGCAGGCCGCTGCTTTATGGGACCACAACAGATTTTATGCGTTACTTTGGCTTGAAAAACCTGAATGACCTGCCTTCACTTGAAGAACTCAATATAGGCCAGGCTCACGATCCTACTTTAGGAGAGCGCTTGCAATCCGAAGAAGGCGAAGGCGAACAGACAACTGAGCAAACTGAAACAAATGAACAAAGTGAAGGAGGCGGTAATACCTGA
- the galT gene encoding galactose-1-phosphate uridylyltransferase, with protein sequence MPELRKDPVIGRWVIISTERSNVSLDFRKDIEVEAATKSCAFCEGNEHMTPPEILAYRKYGTQKDKPGWWVRVVPNKYPVLGIEGQTKRTGESLYDKMSGIGAHEVIIETAEHNRELPDIEDKKAEDIICAYKDRIADLRRDFRFEYILIFKNHGKAAGASVAHPHSQLIALPMVPVRVKQEQIGSKQYFDFKERCVFCDIISYELANESRVITENDSFAAVCPYASRFPFETWILPKKHFSHFSDIDKHDVPRLTQIMKTVLGKINKALENPPYNYLIHTNPLKEPNSAFYHWHIELMPKLTRVAGFEWGTGFYINPVPPEEAARFLREEV encoded by the coding sequence ATGCCAGAACTAAGAAAAGACCCAGTGATAGGAAGATGGGTTATCATTTCAACCGAAAGATCCAATGTATCATTAGATTTTAGAAAAGATATTGAAGTAGAGGCCGCTACCAAGAGCTGCGCTTTTTGCGAAGGCAACGAGCATATGACTCCTCCGGAAATACTGGCCTACAGAAAATATGGAACCCAGAAAGATAAACCGGGCTGGTGGGTAAGAGTAGTCCCGAATAAATATCCCGTTTTAGGAATTGAAGGTCAAACTAAACGCACGGGCGAGAGTTTGTACGACAAAATGAGCGGTATCGGGGCTCATGAAGTAATAATTGAAACAGCCGAACACAACCGGGAACTTCCTGATATAGAAGACAAAAAAGCGGAAGATATAATCTGTGCTTATAAAGACAGGATTGCCGACCTAAGAAGAGACTTCAGGTTTGAATATATATTAATATTTAAAAACCACGGAAAAGCAGCCGGCGCCAGCGTGGCTCATCCGCATTCCCAGCTTATAGCACTGCCTATGGTGCCGGTGAGGGTTAAACAGGAACAAATCGGCTCAAAACAATATTTCGATTTCAAAGAAAGATGCGTATTCTGCGATATAATCAGTTATGAACTTGCAAACGAATCCAGGGTAATCACGGAAAACGATAGTTTTGCGGCTGTCTGCCCCTATGCTTCCAGGTTTCCTTTTGAAACCTGGATACTTCCCAAAAAACATTTTTCGCATTTCAGCGATATTGATAAACACGATGTTCCCAGGCTTACCCAGATAATGAAAACCGTGCTGGGAAAAATCAATAAAGCTCTGGAAAATCCGCCGTATAATTACCTGATACATACTAACCCGCTAAAAGAACCTAATTCAGCATTTTACCACTGGCACATAGAATTAATGCCGAAACTTACGCGAGTCGCAGGATTTGAGTGGGGAACGGGTTTTTATATTAATCCTGTCCCGCCTGAAGAAGCAGCCAGATTTCTCCGCGAAGAAGTGTGA